The Argopecten irradians isolate NY chromosome 16, Ai_NY, whole genome shotgun sequence genome window below encodes:
- the LOC138310489 gene encoding uncharacterized protein: protein MMHSHSWEKYITDIDVHQESLKKVLEGKPDESAVVRVLAAHLFGPLSNGNYMIDNHVPDAKVCSCGCGRLIKQGNTGLGCDITWHGYVDMYIQERIPMSVVKNDPEDCEISESTPPGVSSENDEDEEYCWLSVEVKKDPFSVHNKGTSQLIAQTITNSFAQVNKNKALSGLPIPSFGCTSTKISIYSYDCENDILLKSLPLSLFELGKVNLSTVVIIWLYLHFFLFMNT, encoded by the exons ATGATGCATTCACACTCTTGGGAAAAATATATTACTG ACATTGATGTCCATCAAGAAAGTTTGAAGAAAGTCCTGGAAGGGAAGCCAGATGAATCTGCTGTTGTTAGGGTTCTTGCTGCCCATTTATTTGGCCCGCTCAGCAATGGAAACTATATGATTGACAACCATGTTCCAGATGCCAAGGTCTGCAGCTGTGGATGCGGAAGACTTATCAAGCAAGGAAACACTGGATTAG GATGTGATATTACCTGGCATGGCTACGTTGACATGTATATCCAGGAAAGAATACCGATGTCCGTCGTGAAAAATGACCCTGAAGACTGTGAGATTAGTGAAAGTACTCCTCCTGGTGTCAGCAGTGAaaatgatgaagatgaagaaTATTGCTGGTTATCAGTGGAAGTAAAGAAAGATCCCTTTTCTGTACACAACAAAGGTACAAGCCAACTCATTGCTCAAACGATAACTAACAGTTTTGCACAAGTGAACAAAAACAAGGCATTGTCAGGACTCCCGATTCCATCATTTGGCTGCACTTCTACAAAGATTTCAATCTACTCCTATGACTgtgaaaatgatatattactGAAATCATTGCCTCTTTCTTTATTTGAACTGGGAAAAGTTAATCTTTCAACTGTTGTAATAATATGGCTGTATTTACATTTCTTCCTTTTTATGAACACTTGA